The following proteins come from a genomic window of Iamia sp. SCSIO 61187:
- a CDS encoding EAL domain-containing protein, which produces MTATTSSGPRPAPDDVDLAVRLAEAEARFSLGFDHAPIGMALVDLDGGFLRVNRAMGRIVGLTPSELLARTFQDITDPADLDLDLHQLGRTVAGEIDGYTIEKNYVRADGSLVACQLDVALVRSDDGTPQHFISQVQDISERKAAAASLEQVRSAQRACLEALEQGVVMADVDGTIHLSNAAAWRILGGDPATFTRRVRTGTWNAYDEHGDLIPLEDRPIIHTALTGERVTDRLMHIRRDDGQHVAIRMATEPVLDDTGAVASIVIAFADISHEQALTTAQRHADEEVRASKVLLEAFLERSADLICVHDARGYVRYTSPTAETVLGHPLVAGDRMHWDRIHPDDAEGGLAAYAELLEAPGATVRAEVRYRGDDSWRHLEIVATNRLDDPAVGGVVGNVRDITERAEAAAQLSWQAFHDQLTGLPNRGLLMDRIGQALERTRRQGERLALLFIDLDRFKLVNDERGHEAGDSLLVEVAGRLRDTVRSSDTVARLGGDEFVVVAEGGDDHDIAALATRILTALEVPVVLPDDSALAVSASIGLAYDAGHPPERLLRDADAALYRAKQRGRNRMEVFNEALRVAAQRRSTVETTLRRALDDGALAVHHQPIVSLDDGSVVGTEALVRIPSRDGHLEAPQEYIAVAEDRGLIVPLGEAVLESVGRTLAAWRTAAAPCDPATFVSVNVSARQLGSSSFAAGVAATLDRHGLRPRDLVVEFTEDTVIGADRSTGRTIDALHEMGVRLWLDDFGTGYSSLAYLKRFPMDALKLDRSFVRGLGEDHSDTEIVRAVLALGRSLGLTVVAEGVETPRQLTLLHDLGCHRVQGFLVGRPAPADEVDREARHLDVLGTDPAQPRLPLR; this is translated from the coding sequence GTGACCGCCACCACGTCCTCGGGCCCGCGCCCCGCCCCCGACGACGTCGATCTGGCCGTCCGGCTGGCCGAGGCCGAGGCCCGGTTCAGCCTCGGCTTCGACCACGCCCCGATCGGGATGGCGCTGGTGGACCTCGACGGCGGGTTCCTGCGGGTCAACCGGGCCATGGGCCGGATCGTCGGCCTCACCCCGTCGGAGCTCCTCGCCCGCACCTTCCAGGACATCACCGACCCCGCTGACCTGGACCTCGACCTCCACCAGCTGGGTCGCACCGTCGCCGGGGAGATCGACGGCTACACGATCGAGAAGAACTACGTCCGGGCCGACGGCTCCCTCGTCGCCTGCCAGCTCGACGTCGCCCTGGTGCGCAGCGACGACGGCACCCCGCAGCACTTCATCTCCCAGGTGCAGGACATCAGCGAGCGGAAGGCCGCCGCCGCCTCGCTCGAGCAGGTGCGCTCGGCCCAGCGGGCGTGCCTCGAGGCCCTCGAGCAGGGCGTGGTCATGGCCGACGTGGACGGGACCATCCACCTGTCCAACGCCGCCGCCTGGCGGATCCTCGGCGGTGACCCGGCCACCTTCACCCGCCGGGTGCGGACCGGGACCTGGAACGCCTACGACGAGCACGGCGACCTCATCCCCCTCGAGGACCGCCCCATCATCCACACCGCCCTGACCGGCGAGCGGGTCACCGACCGGCTGATGCACATCCGGCGCGACGACGGCCAGCACGTCGCCATCCGCATGGCCACCGAGCCGGTGCTCGACGACACCGGCGCGGTGGCGTCCATCGTGATCGCCTTCGCCGACATCTCCCACGAGCAGGCCCTGACCACGGCCCAGCGCCACGCCGACGAGGAGGTGCGGGCGAGCAAGGTCCTGCTCGAGGCGTTCCTGGAGCGCAGCGCCGACCTCATCTGCGTCCACGACGCCCGGGGGTACGTGCGCTACACGAGCCCCACCGCCGAGACCGTGCTGGGCCACCCCCTGGTGGCCGGCGACCGGATGCACTGGGACCGCATCCACCCCGACGACGCCGAGGGCGGGCTGGCGGCCTACGCCGAGCTGCTGGAGGCGCCGGGCGCGACCGTCCGGGCCGAGGTCCGCTACCGCGGCGACGACTCGTGGCGGCACCTGGAGATCGTGGCCACCAACCGGCTCGACGACCCCGCGGTGGGCGGTGTCGTGGGCAACGTCCGCGACATCACCGAGCGGGCCGAGGCCGCGGCCCAGCTGTCGTGGCAGGCGTTCCACGACCAGCTGACGGGGCTCCCCAACCGGGGCCTCCTGATGGACCGGATCGGCCAGGCGCTCGAGCGCACGCGCCGCCAGGGCGAGCGGCTGGCCCTGCTCTTCATCGACCTCGACCGGTTCAAGCTGGTCAACGACGAGCGCGGCCACGAGGCCGGCGACAGCCTGCTCGTCGAGGTCGCCGGTCGGCTGCGCGACACCGTCCGGTCCTCGGACACCGTGGCCCGGCTCGGCGGCGACGAGTTCGTGGTCGTGGCCGAGGGCGGTGACGACCACGACATCGCCGCCCTCGCGACCCGGATCCTCACCGCCCTCGAGGTTCCGGTGGTGCTCCCCGACGACTCCGCCCTGGCCGTCTCGGCGTCGATCGGCCTGGCCTACGACGCCGGCCACCCGCCGGAACGCCTGCTGCGCGACGCCGACGCCGCCCTGTACCGGGCCAAGCAGCGGGGCCGGAACCGGATGGAGGTCTTCAACGAGGCCCTGCGCGTCGCCGCCCAGCGCCGGTCGACGGTCGAGACGACCCTCCGCCGGGCCCTCGACGACGGCGCCCTCGCCGTGCACCACCAGCCCATCGTCTCGCTCGACGACGGGTCGGTGGTCGGGACCGAGGCCCTCGTGCGCATCCCGTCGCGGGACGGGCACCTCGAGGCCCCGCAGGAGTACATCGCCGTCGCCGAGGACCGGGGCCTGATCGTCCCCCTGGGCGAGGCCGTGCTCGAGTCGGTCGGGCGCACCCTGGCGGCCTGGCGGACCGCCGCCGCCCCCTGCGACCCGGCCACGTTCGTCTCGGTCAACGTCTCGGCCCGCCAGCTCGGGTCGTCGTCGTTCGCCGCCGGCGTCGCCGCGACCCTGGACCGGCACGGTCTGCGGCCCCGGGACCTGGTCGTGGAGTTCACCGAGGACACCGTCATCGGGGCCGACCGATCGACCGGCCGGACGATCGACGCCCTGCACGAGATGGGCGTGCGCCTCTGGCTGGACGACTTCGGCACCGGCTACAGCAGCCTCGCCTACCTCAAGCGGTTCCCGATGGACGCCCTCAAGCTCGACCGCTCCTTCGTGCGCGGGCTGGGCGAGGACCACAGCGACACCGAGATCGTGCGGGCCGTGCTCGCCCTGGGGCGGTCGCTGGGCCTGACCGTGGTCGCCGAGGGCGTGGAGACGCCCCGCCAGCTGACGCTCCTCCACGACCTCGGGTGCCACCGGGTCCAGGGCTTCCTCGTGGGCCGCCCCGCCCCCGCCGACGAGGTCGACCGCGAGGCGCGCCACCTCGACGTCCTCGGCACCGACCCCGCCCAGCCCCGCCTCCCCCTGCGCTGA
- a CDS encoding cupin domain-containing protein, producing MPDPLDAEAVIATLGLSPHPEGGWYAETWRDAPADGSRGVGTAIYFLLEAHQASHWHRVDAAETWHHYAGGPVDLLVAAADDGPVTTTRLGSDLAAGERPQGTVLAGAWQAARPVAGAVLVGCTVAPAFGFDGFELAPPGWSPGG from the coding sequence ATGCCCGACCCGCTCGACGCCGAGGCCGTCATCGCCACCCTGGGGCTCTCCCCCCACCCCGAGGGCGGGTGGTACGCCGAGACGTGGCGGGACGCGCCGGCCGACGGGAGCCGGGGGGTCGGGACGGCGATCTACTTCCTGCTCGAGGCCCACCAGGCGTCCCACTGGCACCGGGTCGACGCGGCCGAGACCTGGCACCACTACGCCGGCGGCCCCGTCGACCTGCTGGTGGCCGCCGCCGACGACGGGCCGGTCACCACCACCCGCCTCGGCTCCGACCTGGCGGCGGGCGAGCGACCCCAGGGCACCGTCCTCGCCGGGGCCTGGCAGGCGGCGCGACCCGTCGCCGGAGCCGTCCTGGTCGGGTGCACCGTCGCTCCTGCGTTCGGCTTCGACGGCTTCGAGCTGGCCCCGCCGGGGTGGTCGCCCGGCGGCTGA
- a CDS encoding AarF/ABC1/UbiB kinase family protein, with protein MERPIRPTTIALLGVAALGAVAVWRRRPDDLPAAPGPVSGRTSWARSARLGAVGARGAGRYAAHRARRTFADAARREHLDMQFQMQTAEDVAAALGDMKGALMKVGQMASYLDQGLPEPVREALSQLRSDAPPMAPELAAQVIREELGGDPVSVFAEWDPVPIAAASIGQVHRALTHDDRAVAVKVQYPGVAAAIRSDLASAGLLFSGLGAAFPGLEPGPLVEELKARLTEELDYALEARNQALFAAAYRGHPFIHVPEVVPALSTARVLTTELATGEPFEAVTGADQATRDRAGEILYRFVFRSLYRLRAFNGDPHPGNYLFAPDGTVTFLDFGLVKHFHGDELAVFSDMVEAMSTTRDPARFRGIVERVGLLPAGHPASDAEVIDYFGHFYEMVDQRGRFTFTPEYASETMRRIFDQSGPYGEIQKAANLPPSFVIIQRINLGLYAILGELGATGDWRAIAEELWPFVDAPPATELGEQEHDWIERRRTEGDPTPLA; from the coding sequence ATGGAACGGCCGATCCGACCGACGACCATCGCCCTCCTCGGTGTCGCCGCCCTGGGTGCCGTGGCGGTGTGGCGCCGCCGCCCCGACGACCTGCCGGCCGCGCCCGGGCCGGTGTCGGGACGCACGTCGTGGGCCCGCAGCGCCCGCCTCGGCGCCGTCGGGGCCCGCGGGGCGGGGCGCTACGCCGCCCACCGCGCCCGGCGGACCTTCGCCGACGCCGCCCGCCGGGAGCACCTCGACATGCAGTTCCAGATGCAGACGGCCGAGGACGTGGCCGCCGCCCTGGGCGACATGAAGGGCGCCCTGATGAAGGTGGGGCAGATGGCCTCGTACCTCGACCAGGGCCTGCCCGAGCCGGTGCGCGAGGCCCTGTCGCAGCTGCGCTCCGACGCCCCCCCGATGGCCCCCGAGCTGGCCGCCCAGGTGATCCGGGAGGAGCTGGGCGGCGACCCCGTGTCGGTCTTCGCCGAGTGGGACCCGGTGCCGATCGCGGCGGCCTCGATCGGCCAGGTCCACCGGGCCCTCACCCACGACGACCGGGCCGTGGCGGTCAAGGTCCAGTACCCGGGTGTCGCCGCCGCCATCCGCTCCGACCTGGCCAGCGCCGGCCTGCTGTTCTCGGGGCTGGGGGCCGCCTTCCCGGGCCTCGAGCCCGGCCCCCTCGTCGAGGAGCTCAAGGCCCGTCTGACCGAGGAGCTCGACTACGCCCTCGAGGCCCGCAACCAGGCCCTGTTCGCCGCCGCCTACCGAGGTCACCCGTTCATCCACGTCCCCGAGGTCGTGCCCGCCCTGTCGACGGCGCGGGTGCTGACCACCGAGCTGGCGACGGGCGAGCCCTTCGAGGCGGTGACCGGGGCGGACCAGGCGACCCGCGACCGGGCCGGCGAGATCCTCTACCGCTTCGTCTTCCGCAGCCTGTACCGGCTCCGGGCCTTCAACGGCGACCCCCACCCGGGCAACTACCTCTTCGCCCCCGACGGCACGGTGACGTTCCTCGACTTCGGCCTGGTGAAGCACTTCCACGGCGACGAGCTGGCGGTGTTCTCCGACATGGTCGAGGCCATGAGCACCACCCGGGACCCGGCCCGGTTCCGGGGGATCGTCGAGCGCGTCGGCCTCCTGCCGGCGGGGCACCCGGCGAGCGACGCCGAGGTCATCGACTACTTCGGGCACTTCTACGAGATGGTCGACCAGCGGGGCCGGTTCACCTTCACGCCCGAGTACGCCAGCGAGACGATGCGGCGGATCTTCGACCAGAGCGGCCCCTACGGCGAGATCCAGAAGGCGGCCAACCTGCCGCCGTCGTTCGTGATCATCCAGCGCATCAACCTCGGGCTCTACGCCATCCTCGGCGAGCTGGGCGCCACCGGCGACTGGCGGGCCATCGCCGAGGAGCTGTGGCCCTTCGTCGACGCCCCGCCCGCCACCGAGCTCGGTGAGCAGGAGCACGACTGGATCGAGCGTCGGCGGACCGAGGGCGACCCGACCCCGCTGGCGTAG
- a CDS encoding ATP-binding cassette domain-containing protein encodes MSSRGLRVAGVAFLVALGLGFAGLFDVEVGVVLQGAALGVGTGLMAVGLVLVYRTTRVINFAYGAMGTACGALAAGLRLGLDWSWWITAPLCIALGVALGVLVELAVIRRFRRAPRLVLTVATIGLAQALGGLALFVPTWFDIPSAIPGFDTELSSATVRVGSTTLDGNHMALAAIAPIALLALLFYLYRTESGTAVRGVAENVDRARLLGIPVDRLNLELWAVIGGLAALTVVLKEPVQGLPIDAASGPTVLLAPLAAAVVAGMRSIWGAFLAGIAIEIIDQLVQINVSPRSWTYVVLLAIIIVALLAQQGTTGRADAGEGSWSTVGTTRRLPARLGALPEVRATRAVVAVLVVAALVLIPVVGTPTQIQTATLALVSAMAAMSLVVLTGWGGSVSLGQVALVGVGGIVAANLIDDLDLDLFLTLGLSALAGGVVAAVIGIPALRVSGQLLAVSTMAFAVALQQHVVQPASYESIIPPTYPRPELFGRYDLASEEWLYALALVLVVAGALVLANLRRTRTGRVIAATRDNSRATAAVGVSRSRTTITAFVLSGMFAGLTGGIHAVTLASMGDNSYPASASLLVFSMAVIGGVASLGGTLAGVALVQWLGYAFPRFQLLITGVGLLVILMVLPGGLGQAWEAVRDRLARAAARRRGLPDADELDEADLTATTPEQEATVAALAVEQEERRLAGRAGRAGLAAEPTADADADEAVLAISGVEAGYGSLQVLFGVDASVADGDVLALLGTNGAGKSTLFKTVAGLLPCTRGTVTLAGRDITNLPTEQIAQMGLSMMPGGRGVFPTLTVAENMRMATWMLRTDRERSRRRTDAMLAMFPVLADRWDQAAGDLSGGEQQQLSIAMAFVTEPRVVLIDELSLGLAPTVVGMLVDKVRELHADGTTIVVVEQSVNVALLMCEQAVFLEKGQVRFRGPTAGLLDRPDILRAVFIGAEDDPSPAAPPDDPAPRPDRGVTLEAHGLTRRFGGITAVDDVDLTVHPGAIVGLIGHNGAGKTTLFDLLTGFLALDGGAVRLGGVDITDHPPHRRAVLELGRSFQEALLYPSLTVVECVEVALERHLANRDPVAAALHLPASTDSERAAAARADELVALLGLTPFRDRLTGELSTGTRRIVELACLLAQDPAVVLLDEPTAGVAQAEIEALVPMLRRVQAETGCSLLVVEHDMGLLQELCDELVALEQGRVIARGTPAEVLADPDVVASYLGTDTDLGRRSGPRTADATASTALLGQGETASG; translated from the coding sequence ATGAGCTCCCGAGGCCTCCGGGTCGCAGGGGTCGCGTTCCTCGTCGCCCTGGGGCTGGGCTTCGCCGGCCTGTTCGACGTCGAGGTCGGGGTCGTCCTCCAGGGCGCCGCCCTCGGCGTGGGCACCGGGCTGATGGCCGTCGGCCTGGTCCTCGTCTACCGCACGACCCGGGTCATCAACTTCGCCTACGGGGCCATGGGCACGGCCTGCGGCGCCCTCGCCGCCGGGCTGCGCCTCGGCCTCGACTGGTCGTGGTGGATCACCGCCCCGCTCTGCATCGCCCTGGGCGTGGCCCTCGGCGTGCTCGTCGAGCTCGCCGTGATCCGCCGGTTCCGCCGGGCCCCACGCCTGGTCCTCACCGTGGCCACCATCGGGCTGGCCCAGGCCCTCGGCGGGCTGGCCCTGTTCGTGCCCACGTGGTTCGACATCCCCTCCGCCATCCCGGGCTTCGACACCGAGCTGTCGTCGGCGACGGTGCGGGTCGGGAGCACCACGCTCGACGGCAACCACATGGCCCTCGCCGCGATCGCCCCGATCGCCCTCCTCGCGCTGCTCTTCTACCTCTACCGCACCGAGTCGGGCACCGCCGTCCGCGGCGTGGCCGAGAACGTCGACCGGGCCCGCCTGCTCGGCATCCCCGTCGACCGCCTCAACCTCGAGCTGTGGGCCGTCATCGGCGGGCTGGCGGCCCTCACCGTCGTGCTCAAGGAGCCGGTGCAGGGCCTCCCGATCGACGCCGCCTCGGGACCCACCGTCCTGCTCGCCCCCCTGGCCGCCGCCGTCGTCGCCGGCATGCGGTCGATCTGGGGGGCGTTCCTCGCCGGCATCGCCATCGAGATCATCGACCAGCTGGTGCAGATCAACGTGTCGCCCCGGTCGTGGACCTACGTGGTCCTGCTCGCCATCATCATCGTGGCCCTCCTCGCCCAGCAGGGCACCACGGGCCGGGCCGACGCCGGCGAGGGGTCCTGGTCGACGGTCGGGACCACGCGACGGCTGCCCGCCCGGCTGGGCGCCCTGCCCGAGGTGCGCGCCACCCGAGCGGTGGTCGCCGTGCTCGTCGTCGCCGCCCTCGTCCTCATCCCCGTCGTCGGGACCCCGACCCAGATCCAGACGGCGACGCTCGCCCTCGTCTCGGCCATGGCGGCGATGTCGCTGGTGGTGCTGACCGGGTGGGGCGGCTCGGTCAGCCTGGGCCAGGTCGCCCTGGTGGGCGTGGGCGGGATCGTCGCCGCCAACCTCATCGACGACCTCGACCTCGACCTCTTCCTCACCCTGGGCCTGTCAGCCCTCGCCGGCGGCGTCGTCGCCGCCGTCATCGGGATCCCCGCCCTCCGGGTCTCGGGCCAGCTGCTCGCGGTGTCGACGATGGCCTTCGCCGTCGCCCTCCAGCAGCACGTGGTCCAGCCGGCCAGCTACGAGAGCATCATCCCGCCCACCTACCCGCGCCCCGAGCTCTTCGGCCGGTACGACCTGGCGTCGGAGGAGTGGCTCTACGCCCTCGCCCTCGTGCTGGTGGTGGCGGGCGCCCTGGTGCTCGCCAACCTCCGCCGCACCCGCACCGGGCGGGTCATCGCCGCCACCCGGGACAACTCCCGGGCCACCGCCGCCGTCGGGGTCAGCCGGTCCCGGACCACCATCACCGCCTTCGTCCTCTCGGGGATGTTCGCGGGGCTGACCGGCGGCATCCACGCCGTGACCCTCGCCAGCATGGGCGACAACAGCTACCCGGCCTCGGCCAGCCTCCTCGTCTTCTCGATGGCGGTGATCGGCGGGGTGGCCTCGCTCGGCGGGACCCTCGCCGGCGTCGCCCTCGTCCAGTGGCTGGGCTACGCCTTCCCCCGGTTCCAGCTGCTCATCACCGGGGTCGGTCTGCTCGTCATCCTCATGGTGCTGCCGGGCGGTCTGGGCCAGGCGTGGGAGGCGGTGCGGGACCGCCTCGCCCGGGCCGCCGCCCGACGACGTGGCCTCCCCGACGCCGACGAGCTCGACGAGGCCGACCTCACGGCCACCACCCCCGAGCAGGAGGCGACCGTGGCCGCCCTGGCCGTGGAGCAGGAGGAGCGACGGCTCGCCGGGCGCGCCGGGCGCGCCGGCCTCGCCGCCGAGCCCACCGCCGACGCCGACGCCGACGAGGCCGTCCTCGCCATCAGCGGCGTCGAGGCCGGCTACGGCTCGCTCCAGGTCCTCTTCGGCGTGGACGCCTCCGTGGCCGACGGCGACGTGCTCGCCCTCCTCGGGACCAACGGCGCCGGCAAGTCGACGCTCTTCAAGACCGTGGCCGGGCTGCTCCCGTGCACCCGCGGCACCGTGACCCTGGCCGGGCGGGACATCACCAACCTGCCCACCGAGCAGATCGCCCAGATGGGGCTGTCGATGATGCCCGGCGGGCGGGGGGTGTTCCCGACGCTCACCGTCGCCGAGAACATGCGCATGGCCACGTGGATGCTCCGGACCGACCGCGAACGGTCACGGCGCCGCACCGACGCCATGCTGGCGATGTTCCCGGTGCTGGCCGACCGGTGGGACCAGGCCGCCGGTGACCTGTCCGGGGGCGAGCAGCAGCAGCTCTCGATCGCCATGGCCTTCGTGACCGAGCCCCGCGTCGTGCTGATCGACGAGCTGTCGCTCGGGCTGGCCCCGACGGTGGTCGGCATGCTGGTCGACAAGGTCCGCGAGCTGCACGCCGACGGCACGACCATCGTCGTCGTCGAGCAGTCCGTGAACGTGGCCCTGCTCATGTGCGAGCAGGCCGTGTTCCTCGAGAAGGGCCAGGTCCGGTTCCGGGGCCCCACCGCGGGGCTCCTCGACCGCCCCGACATCCTCCGCGCCGTGTTCATCGGCGCCGAGGACGACCCCTCACCGGCCGCACCGCCGGACGACCCCGCCCCCCGGCCCGACCGCGGCGTGACCCTCGAGGCCCACGGCCTCACCCGGCGCTTCGGGGGCATCACCGCCGTCGACGACGTCGACCTGACCGTGCACCCGGGCGCGATCGTCGGGCTCATCGGCCACAACGGGGCGGGCAAGACGACGCTGTTCGACCTCCTCACCGGCTTCCTCGCCCTCGACGGCGGCGCGGTCCGGCTGGGCGGGGTCGACATCACCGACCACCCCCCGCACCGGCGCGCCGTCCTCGAGCTGGGCCGGTCGTTCCAGGAGGCCCTGCTCTACCCGTCGCTCACGGTGGTCGAGTGCGTGGAGGTCGCCCTCGAGCGCCACCTGGCCAACCGCGACCCGGTGGCCGCCGCCCTCCACCTCCCCGCCTCGACCGACTCCGAGCGCGCCGCCGCCGCCCGGGCCGACGAGCTGGTCGCCCTGCTGGGCCTCACCCCGTTCCGGGACCGCCTGACGGGCGAGCTCTCGACCGGCACGCGCCGCATCGTCGAGCTGGCCTGCCTGCTCGCCCAGGACCCGGCCGTCGTGCTCCTCGACGAGCCCACCGCCGGGGTGGCCCAGGCCGAGATCGAGGCGCTCGTCCCCATGCTCCGCCGGGTCCAGGCCGAGACCGGGTGCTCGCTGCTGGTGGTCGAGCACGACATGGGCCTGCTCCAGGAGCTGTGCGACGAGCTGGTCGCCCTCGAGCAGGGCCGGGTCATCGCCCGGGGCACGCCCGCCGAGGTCCTGGCCGACCCCGACGTCGTCGCGTCCTACCTGGGCACCGACACCGACCTGGGCCGCCGTTCGGGACCCCGGACCGCGGACGCCACCGCCTCGACCGCGCTCCTGGGCCAGGGCGAGACCGCCTCGGGGTGA
- a CDS encoding acyltransferase, with protein sequence MPTATATTPDVGLDALVAATPAHRDRTVDAVRALCIVVVVLWHWVFSITHVRADGALTMPNPIDEIPAGWLATWVLQVMPAFFVVGGFANLASWQRLERDGAATWRAYAAGRLARLGRPLAAVVVAWGVADTVARAALGVPSVTSWGMVVFVPLWFMGAYSAVLLLAPATIGAHRRHPLGTLGALAAGIAVADGLRFSTGEDRWGYVTTALVWVTAHQLGYLWRDGTVTTWGRRAQAGLAVGAAATLALLTGVGPYPPSMVAVRGGGLSNMFPTTAPIAVLAVLQLGLIALGRPAAERWLARRGPWRAVVAVNAVAMTVFAWHMTALVAVIGVAVGLGLTLPSETSPTWWLLRPVWLVLPGLVLAGLVAVFARLELPRPRR encoded by the coding sequence ATGCCCACCGCCACCGCGACCACCCCCGACGTCGGCCTCGACGCCCTCGTCGCCGCCACGCCCGCCCACCGCGACCGCACCGTCGACGCCGTCCGCGCCCTCTGCATCGTCGTGGTGGTGCTGTGGCACTGGGTGTTCTCCATCACCCACGTGCGGGCCGACGGTGCGCTCACCATGCCGAACCCCATCGACGAGATCCCGGCCGGTTGGCTGGCCACGTGGGTCCTCCAGGTCATGCCCGCCTTCTTCGTGGTGGGCGGGTTCGCCAACCTGGCGTCGTGGCAGCGGCTCGAGCGGGACGGGGCGGCCACCTGGCGGGCCTACGCCGCCGGGCGCCTGGCCCGGCTGGGGCGGCCCCTCGCCGCCGTGGTCGTGGCGTGGGGCGTCGCCGACACCGTCGCCCGGGCCGCCCTGGGCGTCCCCAGCGTGACGTCCTGGGGGATGGTGGTGTTCGTCCCCCTGTGGTTCATGGGCGCCTACAGCGCCGTCCTCCTCCTCGCCCCCGCCACCATCGGGGCCCACCGCCGCCACCCGCTCGGCACGCTCGGGGCCCTGGCCGCCGGCATCGCCGTCGCCGACGGGCTCCGGTTCTCCACCGGCGAGGACCGCTGGGGCTACGTGACGACCGCCCTGGTCTGGGTGACCGCCCACCAGCTCGGCTACCTCTGGCGGGACGGGACGGTGACGACCTGGGGCCGGCGGGCCCAGGCCGGCCTGGCGGTGGGCGCGGCGGCGACGCTGGCCCTGCTCACCGGCGTCGGCCCCTACCCGCCGTCGATGGTGGCGGTGCGGGGCGGCGGGCTCAGCAACATGTTCCCGACGACGGCCCCGATCGCCGTCCTGGCCGTCCTCCAGCTCGGGCTCATCGCCCTGGGGCGTCCGGCCGCCGAGCGGTGGCTGGCCCGCCGGGGGCCGTGGCGGGCCGTGGTCGCCGTCAACGCCGTGGCCATGACCGTGTTCGCCTGGCACATGACCGCCCTCGTGGCGGTGATCGGGGTGGCCGTCGGCCTCGGGCTCACCCTCCCGTCGGAGACCAGCCCGACCTGGTGGCTGCTGCGCCCGGTGTGGCTGGTCCTCCCCGGCCTGGTGCTGGCCGGTCTGGTCGCGGTGTTCGCCCGCCTCGAGCTCCCCCGACCGCGCCGCTGA
- a CDS encoding YceI family protein encodes MIKKLVGAVIVVVLVLVGVGVWYFVIRDDSVEKAEVGCDPDPCETSTASTVDGTWTVVADGSETTLAITETIGGVADHAVEGHTEVGGSVVVADGAVTEATITADMTTLAFTDAPPGFDVANRARAMERTGLETGAFPEATFSLTAPIELGDDVGSGEVVTAEATGDLTLHGVTRPVTFAVDVVADGATFRVTPSEFIPIVLADHDMEVDGPGFVADVADEGSFDFLLVLEQA; translated from the coding sequence ATGATCAAGAAGCTGGTCGGAGCGGTGATCGTGGTGGTGCTGGTGCTGGTCGGCGTCGGGGTGTGGTACTTCGTCATCCGCGACGACAGCGTCGAGAAGGCCGAGGTCGGCTGCGACCCGGACCCGTGCGAGACCAGCACGGCGAGCACGGTCGACGGCACCTGGACGGTCGTGGCCGACGGGAGCGAGACCACCCTGGCCATCACCGAGACCATCGGCGGGGTGGCCGACCACGCCGTCGAGGGCCACACCGAGGTGGGCGGGTCGGTGGTCGTGGCCGACGGCGCCGTCACCGAGGCGACCATCACCGCCGACATGACCACCCTCGCGTTCACCGACGCACCCCCCGGCTTCGACGTGGCCAACCGGGCCCGGGCCATGGAGCGCACCGGCCTCGAGACCGGCGCCTTCCCCGAGGCCACGTTCTCGCTCACCGCCCCCATCGAGCTGGGTGACGACGTCGGGAGCGGCGAGGTGGTGACGGCCGAGGCCACCGGCGACCTCACCCTCCACGGCGTGACCCGGCCCGTCACCTTCGCCGTCGACGTCGTCGCCGACGGCGCGACCTTCCGGGTCACCCCGAGCGAGTTCATCCCGATCGTGCTGGCCGACCACGACATGGAGGTCGACGGGCCCGGCTTCGTCGCCGACGTCGCCGACGAGGGCAGCTTCGACTTCCTCCTCGTCCTCGAGCAGGCGTAG